One Gemmatimonadota bacterium genomic region harbors:
- a CDS encoding Na+:solute symporter, translating to MTLTPLDWTVIVVSILVAFLPALLFTRRGGSSTKEFFTSGQAAPWWLVGVSMVATTFSTDTPNLVTDLVRTKGVANNWAWWSFLLTGMMTVFFYARLWRRSKVLTDLEFYEIRYSGKAASFVRGFRAIYLGLFFNCMIMASVNLAAAKIANVLFGWPMWETLLACAVINVLFAATSGLWGVLVVDFIQFGIALTGSFAAAYYALQQPQVGGLAGLISKVDPATLALVPDFGDWGMTLSVLIIPLTVQWWSVWYPGAEPGGGSYIAQRMLASKSENDALAGTMLFNFAHYALRPWPWIIVALCSILVYPQVSDIATTFPHVDPALLGNDMAYPAMLRFLPAGLLGLMVAGLLAAYVSTIVTHLNWGGSYLVHDFYRRFVRPDADEKHYVMVGRLTAAVLMLAASGITFVLDTAQDSFNLLMSVGAGTGLLYLLRWFWWRVTAWSEVAAMATSFAVAVGFFVAGKMGLTVPSHVSLIIGVAITSVVWIAVSFLGPQNDRATLESFYRLVRPAGPGWAGVRQATGLPASTDSLPMSFAAWILGCLFVYAALFGTGSFLYGRTSQALMWAGVFAVSTIGLMQILPRIWRSGDAS from the coding sequence ATGACCCTCACTCCCCTCGACTGGACCGTCATCGTCGTCTCGATCCTGGTGGCGTTCCTCCCGGCGCTCCTCTTCACGAGGCGTGGAGGGTCAAGCACGAAGGAGTTCTTCACCTCGGGACAAGCCGCCCCCTGGTGGCTGGTCGGGGTCTCGATGGTCGCGACGACCTTCTCGACCGACACCCCCAACCTCGTCACCGACCTCGTCCGCACGAAGGGCGTGGCGAACAACTGGGCCTGGTGGTCCTTCCTGCTCACCGGGATGATGACGGTCTTCTTCTACGCGCGGCTTTGGCGGCGGTCGAAGGTCCTCACCGACCTTGAGTTTTATGAGATCCGGTACTCGGGCAAAGCCGCGAGCTTCGTCCGTGGCTTCCGCGCGATCTACCTCGGCCTGTTCTTCAACTGCATGATCATGGCGAGCGTAAACCTCGCCGCGGCCAAGATCGCCAACGTGCTGTTCGGCTGGCCGATGTGGGAGACGCTGCTCGCCTGCGCCGTGATCAACGTGCTCTTCGCCGCAACGTCGGGCCTGTGGGGGGTGCTCGTCGTCGACTTCATCCAGTTCGGCATCGCGCTGACGGGGTCGTTTGCGGCGGCGTACTACGCCCTGCAGCAGCCGCAGGTTGGGGGACTGGCCGGCTTGATCAGCAAGGTGGATCCCGCGACGCTGGCCCTCGTGCCCGACTTTGGCGACTGGGGGATGACCCTCTCGGTGCTGATCATCCCGCTGACCGTGCAGTGGTGGTCGGTCTGGTATCCTGGCGCCGAGCCGGGGGGCGGGAGCTACATCGCGCAACGCATGCTCGCCTCCAAGAGCGAGAATGACGCGCTCGCCGGCACGATGCTGTTCAATTTCGCGCACTACGCACTGCGCCCGTGGCCCTGGATCATCGTGGCGCTCTGTTCGATCCTGGTCTATCCCCAGGTGAGCGACATCGCGACAACCTTCCCCCACGTGGACCCCGCGCTGCTCGGCAACGACATGGCCTATCCTGCCATGCTGCGGTTCCTGCCAGCCGGCCTGCTGGGGCTGATGGTGGCCGGGCTGCTGGCGGCCTACGTCTCCACCATCGTCACGCACCTCAACTGGGGTGGATCGTACCTGGTGCACGACTTCTATCGGCGGTTTGTCCGTCCCGATGCCGACGAAAAGCACTATGTGATGGTGGGACGACTCACGGCGGCAGTGCTCATGCTCGCGGCGTCGGGGATCACGTTTGTCCTCGACACCGCCCAGGACAGCTTCAACCTCCTGATGTCCGTCGGCGCGGGCACGGGCCTTCTCTACCTGCTCCGCTGGTTCTGGTGGCGCGTGACTGCGTGGAGCGAAGTCGCCGCCATGGCCACGAGCTTCGCGGTCGCGGTCGGCTTCTTTGTCGCCGGCAAGATGGGCCTGACCGTCCCCTCCCACGTGTCGTTGATCATCGGGGTCGCGATCACGAGCGTGGTCTGGATCGCGGTCTCATTCCTGGGGCCGCAGAACGACCGCGCCACCCTCGAATCGTTTTACCGACTCGTCCGCCCGGCCGGACCGGGATGGGCCGGCGTGCGCCAGGCGACGGGACTTCCCGCCTCCACCGATTCGCTGCCAATGTCGTTTGCGGCCTGGATTCTCGGCTGCCTCTTTGTGTACGCGGCGCTCTTTGGCACCGGCTCCTTCCTCTACGGCCGCACCTCGCAGGCACTGATGTGGGCGGGCGTCTTTGCGGTGAGCACCATCGGCCTCATGCAGATCCTGCCGCGCATCTGGCGAAGCGGGGACGCGTCCTGA